From one Microbacterium aurum genomic stretch:
- a CDS encoding acyl-CoA dehydrogenase family protein gives MSMTAAPATLSAEERDAILDAVREFADTRLAPHALEWDRDKHFPLDALSAAGELGLGGISVRDDVGGAGLRREDAAAIFEVLAMGDPTIAAYISIHNMVAWMIDTFGTDDQRRRWLPNLVAMTELGSYCLTEPGAGSDAAAITTSAIPDGDEYVLTGVKQFISGAGAAAVYVVMARTGAPGAKGITAFLVPADSAGLSFGPNEHKMGWNAQPTRQVILDEVRVPASAVLGEVGAGFRIAMKGLNGGRVNIAACSIGGAQWALDRAVRYVHERFTFGEALVERQTVVFALADMATQLQAARALVQGAARAIDEGAPDVAVQCAMAKRFATDAGFEVANQALQLHGGYGYLQEYGIEKVVRDLRVHQILEGTNEIMRVVIGRGVLG, from the coding sequence ATGAGCATGACCGCTGCCCCGGCGACGCTTTCGGCAGAAGAACGCGACGCCATCCTCGATGCCGTTCGGGAGTTCGCCGACACCCGCCTTGCGCCGCACGCGCTGGAGTGGGACCGCGACAAGCACTTCCCGCTCGACGCGCTCTCCGCCGCCGGAGAGCTGGGGCTCGGCGGGATCTCCGTGCGCGACGACGTCGGCGGCGCCGGCCTGCGGCGAGAGGATGCCGCGGCCATCTTCGAAGTTCTCGCGATGGGCGACCCGACGATCGCCGCCTACATCTCGATCCACAACATGGTCGCGTGGATGATCGACACGTTCGGCACCGACGACCAGCGGCGGCGCTGGCTGCCGAACCTCGTGGCGATGACCGAGCTCGGCTCGTACTGCCTCACCGAGCCGGGTGCCGGGTCGGATGCCGCGGCGATCACGACCAGCGCCATTCCCGACGGCGACGAATACGTCCTGACCGGCGTCAAGCAGTTCATCTCGGGTGCGGGCGCCGCGGCGGTCTATGTCGTCATGGCCCGCACGGGGGCGCCCGGCGCGAAGGGCATCACGGCCTTCCTCGTCCCGGCGGATTCCGCGGGTCTCAGCTTCGGGCCGAACGAGCACAAGATGGGCTGGAACGCGCAGCCCACCCGACAGGTGATCCTCGACGAGGTGCGCGTCCCGGCATCCGCCGTTCTGGGGGAGGTCGGGGCCGGCTTCCGCATCGCGATGAAGGGTCTCAACGGCGGGCGCGTGAACATCGCGGCGTGCTCGATCGGGGGTGCGCAGTGGGCGCTGGACCGTGCGGTGCGGTACGTGCACGAGCGGTTCACCTTCGGCGAGGCGCTCGTCGAGCGGCAGACGGTCGTGTTCGCGCTCGCCGACATGGCGACGCAGCTGCAGGCGGCGCGCGCTCTCGTGCAGGGCGCCGCGCGCGCGATCGACGAGGGCGCGCCGGACGTGGCGGTGCAGTGCGCGATGGCCAAGCGGTTCGCGACGGATGCCGGGTTCGAGGTCGCCAATCAGGCGCTGCAGCTGCACGGCGGGTACGGATACCTGCAGGAGTACGGCATCGAGAAGGTGGTGCGCGACCTGCGCGTGCACCAGATCCTCGAGGGGACGAACGAGATCATGCGGGTGGTCATCGGCCGCGGCGTGCTGGGCTGA
- a CDS encoding type I restriction endonuclease subunit R has translation MSATTRFIAATTCRSAARGALEQLHTICRWLDHRYGDPDLPPSAPFDFALVPPAPATVVRRAREDLERTQAAFDEARRALAAERETSATLREQLVALQADAAAAKSANDTANAERGIPDPTLATEAETRRDLIDLQLREAGWLLENPDDREWPVTGIPTASGTGRIDYVLWGDDGRPLAVVEAKRTTKSAKEGRLQAEVYADALERDHGQRPLIYYTNGYETWLWDDRRYPPRPVSGFMTKDQLALAIQRRASLGPLATAAIDRTIVERPYQLRAIRAVTEAFEHQRRRALLVMATGTGKTRTVIALVDVLQRANWVKRVLFLADRTALVNQAVGAFKTHLPDSAPVNLVTDRGGDGRVFVSTYQTVMGLIDAGDDGRRFGPGFFDLIIVDEAHRSIYNRYGEIFDYFDALVVGLTATPRADVDHNTYRLFHLDDGVPTDAFELDDAIAGGYLVPPVARPIDLGFMTRGIRYADLSDAERERWDELEWQDGEIPDAIDAAAMNRWLFNEDTVDKVLEVLFTEGRRVGGGDRLGKTIIFAKNQHHADYIESRIDAHYPEQRGTLARVITHNSGPYAQTLIDAFATPGSAPDIAISVDMLDTGIDIPDVVNLVFFKPVNSATKFWQMVGRGTRLRPGLYGPGDDKADFVIFDVCGNIDFFNEELPEASATTARSLSERAFLLRTRLLALLRSADDPAVTALRSGLAARLHGAIVGMNRDNFIVRRHLRAVERFAGLDAWTAFGPEHLTAAAELAGLPSAAEQDADEAARRFDALVLTAQVAVAEGEPVRAGILSRLLGIVRALADQRSIPAVAAHAALLDAAADPAWWEGVDAVTLEQLRLRLRELVRLVGREQQVIVYTDFDDALADARELTLTRVVPGLNRRAFRDKMLGFLAGRSDVALHRLRTGRPLTTVDLAELERALTSAGGVDPDQLHDEASGAGGLGRLIRSIVGMERSAVEETLADFVAAPGFTHRQHAFVDLVIQQLTIAGHLDPRRLYEDPFDGLAPQGPDEIFTDAQVSELITRLRRVDASADPISTDTVSA, from the coding sequence GTGTCGGCAACGACGCGGTTCATCGCGGCGACGACATGCCGCTCGGCCGCGCGCGGCGCTCTCGAACAGCTGCACACCATCTGTCGCTGGCTCGATCACCGATACGGCGACCCCGACCTTCCCCCGTCGGCGCCCTTCGACTTCGCTCTGGTGCCGCCCGCCCCTGCGACCGTGGTCCGACGCGCCCGGGAAGACCTCGAACGCACCCAGGCGGCGTTCGATGAGGCCCGGCGAGCGCTCGCCGCCGAGCGCGAGACCAGCGCGACACTCCGCGAGCAGCTGGTAGCCCTGCAGGCCGATGCCGCCGCGGCGAAGTCCGCGAACGACACGGCGAACGCCGAGCGAGGGATTCCCGACCCCACCCTCGCGACCGAGGCCGAGACGCGGCGCGACCTCATCGACCTGCAGCTGCGCGAAGCCGGCTGGCTGCTCGAGAACCCGGACGATCGCGAGTGGCCGGTCACCGGCATCCCCACTGCATCCGGCACCGGAAGGATCGACTACGTCCTGTGGGGCGATGACGGCCGCCCGCTCGCGGTCGTGGAGGCGAAGCGCACGACCAAGAGCGCGAAAGAGGGCCGACTGCAGGCCGAGGTCTACGCCGACGCGCTCGAGCGAGATCACGGGCAGCGGCCGCTGATCTACTACACCAACGGGTACGAGACGTGGCTCTGGGACGACCGTCGCTATCCCCCGCGCCCCGTGTCGGGCTTCATGACGAAGGACCAGCTCGCTCTCGCGATCCAGCGGCGCGCATCGCTGGGGCCCCTGGCCACCGCCGCCATCGACCGGACGATCGTCGAGCGGCCCTATCAGCTGCGCGCGATCCGCGCCGTGACCGAGGCGTTCGAGCACCAGCGACGCCGCGCCCTGCTCGTCATGGCGACCGGCACCGGCAAGACGCGCACGGTCATCGCCCTGGTCGACGTGCTGCAACGGGCGAACTGGGTCAAGCGCGTGCTCTTCCTCGCCGATCGCACCGCCCTGGTCAACCAGGCCGTCGGCGCCTTCAAGACGCATCTGCCTGACAGCGCGCCCGTCAACCTCGTCACTGACCGCGGCGGCGACGGCCGCGTCTTCGTCTCGACCTATCAGACCGTGATGGGCCTGATCGACGCCGGCGACGACGGCCGCCGCTTCGGACCGGGCTTCTTCGACCTCATCATCGTGGACGAAGCGCACCGCTCGATCTACAACCGATACGGCGAGATCTTCGACTACTTCGATGCCCTCGTCGTCGGTCTCACCGCGACCCCGCGCGCGGACGTCGACCACAACACCTATCGCCTCTTCCATCTCGACGACGGCGTTCCCACCGACGCGTTCGAGCTCGACGATGCGATCGCCGGCGGATACCTCGTCCCTCCGGTCGCGCGCCCGATCGACCTCGGGTTCATGACACGCGGCATCCGCTACGCCGATCTGAGCGACGCGGAACGGGAGCGGTGGGACGAGCTGGAGTGGCAGGACGGCGAGATTCCCGATGCCATCGACGCGGCAGCCATGAACCGCTGGCTGTTCAACGAGGACACCGTCGACAAAGTGCTCGAGGTGCTCTTCACCGAGGGCCGAAGGGTCGGCGGCGGCGACCGGCTCGGCAAGACGATCATCTTCGCCAAGAACCAGCACCACGCCGACTACATCGAGTCGCGCATCGACGCCCATTACCCGGAGCAGCGCGGCACACTCGCCCGCGTGATCACCCACAACTCGGGGCCGTACGCGCAGACGCTCATCGATGCCTTCGCCACGCCCGGCTCCGCGCCCGACATCGCGATCTCCGTCGACATGCTCGACACCGGCATCGACATCCCCGACGTCGTCAATCTCGTCTTCTTCAAGCCGGTGAACTCCGCCACGAAGTTCTGGCAGATGGTCGGGCGCGGCACGCGGCTGCGGCCCGGCCTCTACGGTCCCGGCGACGACAAGGCCGACTTCGTCATCTTCGACGTCTGCGGCAACATCGACTTCTTCAACGAGGAGCTTCCCGAGGCGTCGGCGACGACGGCGCGCTCACTGTCGGAGCGGGCGTTCCTCCTGCGCACGCGTCTGCTCGCCCTCCTGCGGTCCGCCGACGACCCGGCGGTCACCGCGCTGCGCTCCGGACTCGCCGCCCGCCTGCACGGCGCGATCGTCGGTATGAACCGCGACAACTTCATCGTCCGCCGGCACCTGCGTGCTGTCGAGCGGTTCGCCGGCCTCGACGCCTGGACGGCCTTCGGGCCCGAGCATCTCACGGCGGCGGCGGAGCTGGCCGGGCTCCCCAGCGCGGCGGAGCAGGATGCCGACGAAGCCGCCCGACGCTTCGACGCGCTCGTCCTCACCGCCCAGGTCGCCGTGGCCGAAGGCGAACCGGTGCGCGCCGGCATCCTCTCCCGCCTGCTCGGCATCGTGCGCGCACTCGCCGACCAGCGGAGCATCCCCGCTGTCGCTGCCCACGCGGCACTGCTGGATGCTGCCGCCGACCCCGCATGGTGGGAGGGCGTCGACGCGGTGACTCTGGAGCAGCTGCGCCTGCGGCTGCGCGAGCTCGTGCGTCTCGTCGGCCGCGAGCAGCAGGTCATCGTCTACACCGACTTCGACGACGCCCTCGCCGACGCCCGCGAACTCACCCTCACCCGGGTCGTGCCGGGCCTCAACCGGCGTGCCTTCCGCGACAAGATGCTGGGATTCCTGGCTGGCCGCTCCGACGTGGCGCTGCACCGGCTGCGTACCGGGCGGCCGCTCACGACCGTCGATCTCGCCGAGCTCGAACGCGCTCTCACCTCGGCTGGCGGCGTCGACCCCGATCAGCTCCACGACGAAGCGAGCGGAGCCGGCGGGCTCGGACGCCTCATCCGCTCGATCGTCGGCATGGAGCGGTCGGCCGTCGAGGAGACGCTCGCCGATTTCGTCGCCGCCCCGGGTTTCACCCACCGTCAGCACGCGTTCGTCGATCTCGTCATCCAGCAGCTCACGATCGCCGGCCATCTCGACCCGCGGCGCCTCTACGAAGACCCGTTCGACGGGCTCGCACCGCAGGGGCCGGACGAGATCTTCACCGACGCACAGGTCAGCGAGCTGATCACGCGCCTCCGCCGGGTAGACGCCAGCGCAGACCCGATCAGCACGGACACGGTCAGCGCTTGA
- a CDS encoding HNH endonuclease signature motif containing protein, with amino-acid sequence MEDEFASVPSSDGDVAVLAEIVADVESVQAQLAVAQVAEMRALARAGQLAEKQASGARDTVRVHDMALRSIAAELGGVARVTDRTMQTRIGEAREIVEGYPAALTAWESGRITRAHVRAIVDAGSVVPVQRRGEYEAEAIQRCLHDTPNRVRPGLEILAERTAERSFTERHREAANGRKVRLIPGRHGISTVIADVPTVIGDGILDRLTQQAQTIIDARENTDLDAADRDRRSIDEVRADVFADLLLAGAPALDPTATGDAPGTLGTIRAQVQVIVPALTLLGADDGPADLVGRSPIDADTARCLAANTPTWARILTEPVDGTVLAVDRYRTPWPQRRFLQARDQHCRWPGCRRAAIRCEIDHTIDAAKGGPTALWNLAHLCQRHHSMKQFTPWKVRQLSGGILEWTSPTGRIYREDAPAPPVAFMPASASDAPF; translated from the coding sequence ATGGAAGACGAGTTCGCATCGGTGCCGAGCAGTGACGGCGATGTCGCCGTGCTCGCTGAGATCGTCGCGGACGTCGAGTCGGTGCAGGCGCAACTGGCGGTCGCGCAGGTCGCGGAGATGAGGGCGTTGGCGCGTGCGGGGCAGCTTGCCGAGAAGCAGGCATCGGGCGCCCGCGACACCGTGCGGGTGCACGACATGGCGCTCCGGTCGATCGCCGCCGAGCTCGGCGGTGTGGCCCGGGTCACCGACCGCACCATGCAGACCCGGATCGGCGAGGCGCGCGAGATCGTCGAGGGTTACCCCGCCGCCCTTACCGCCTGGGAATCCGGCCGCATCACCCGTGCACACGTGCGCGCGATCGTCGACGCCGGCTCGGTCGTACCCGTCCAGCGCCGCGGCGAGTACGAAGCCGAAGCGATCCAGCGGTGCCTCCACGACACCCCGAACCGCGTCCGGCCCGGGCTCGAGATCCTCGCCGAACGCACCGCGGAACGATCGTTCACCGAACGCCACCGCGAAGCCGCGAACGGCCGCAAGGTTCGGCTCATCCCGGGGCGACACGGCATATCCACGGTCATCGCGGACGTCCCCACCGTCATCGGCGACGGCATCCTGGATCGGCTCACCCAGCAGGCGCAGACCATCATCGACGCACGCGAGAACACCGATCTCGACGCGGCTGACCGCGACCGCCGCAGCATCGACGAGGTCCGCGCCGACGTGTTCGCCGACCTCCTGCTCGCCGGTGCCCCCGCCCTGGACCCGACCGCGACCGGCGACGCCCCCGGAACCCTCGGCACCATCCGCGCGCAGGTGCAGGTGATCGTCCCCGCGCTCACCCTCCTCGGTGCCGACGACGGCCCCGCCGACCTCGTCGGGCGCTCCCCCATCGACGCCGACACGGCACGCTGCCTCGCCGCGAACACCCCCACCTGGGCGCGCATACTCACCGAACCCGTCGACGGCACCGTCCTCGCCGTCGACCGCTACCGCACGCCCTGGCCCCAACGCCGCTTCCTCCAAGCCCGCGACCAGCACTGCCGATGGCCCGGATGCCGGCGCGCCGCCATCCGCTGCGAAATCGACCACACCATCGACGCCGCCAAAGGCGGCCCCACCGCCCTATGGAACCTCGCCCACCTCTGCCAACGACATCACTCGATGAAGCAGTTCACACCCTGGAAAGTCCGACAACTGTCGGGTGGGATCCTGGAATGGACCTCGCCCACCGGACGGATCTACCGCGAAGACGCCCCCGCACCACCCGTCGCCTTCATGCCGGCATCCGCCAGCGATGCACCCTTCTGA
- a CDS encoding Ltp family lipoprotein, which produces MSDNSNPSSALPPAGWYPDPQGGDAQRYWDGGQWAAAGATPGGIAVAESARRVPKLRWWQWALLALGLLVVIGIIAGVVGGGRGGSDASGDGAAPVAQRTDAAEEPVEPTEKVMVPDMVGSTVAEARAMLAAAGLTLEATDAGDDWVVTSQQPSAGSHPLEGLELSITSEAPKPVYTLEQQNALEQAQSYLQFSSFSRQGLIDQLSSEYGSGYPVEVATWAADTVGADWNAEAVEQAKSYLEYSSFSRQGLFDQLTSPYGSQFTADEANHALAAVGY; this is translated from the coding sequence ATGTCCGACAACAGCAACCCCTCGTCCGCACTGCCGCCCGCGGGCTGGTATCCCGATCCTCAGGGAGGCGACGCGCAGCGCTACTGGGACGGCGGGCAGTGGGCCGCGGCCGGTGCCACGCCTGGGGGGATCGCCGTCGCGGAGTCCGCCCGCCGGGTGCCGAAGTTACGCTGGTGGCAGTGGGCGCTACTCGCGCTGGGGCTCCTCGTGGTGATCGGCATCATCGCGGGAGTCGTGGGCGGTGGTCGCGGGGGCTCCGACGCGTCGGGCGACGGCGCGGCTCCCGTCGCGCAGCGAACGGATGCCGCGGAGGAGCCCGTCGAGCCGACCGAGAAGGTCATGGTGCCCGACATGGTCGGTTCGACGGTCGCCGAGGCACGCGCCATGCTCGCCGCGGCAGGTCTCACGCTCGAGGCCACGGATGCCGGCGATGACTGGGTGGTGACGTCTCAGCAGCCGAGCGCCGGGTCGCACCCGTTGGAGGGTCTGGAGCTCAGCATCACGAGCGAGGCCCCGAAGCCGGTGTACACGCTGGAGCAGCAGAATGCGCTGGAGCAGGCGCAGTCGTACCTGCAGTTCTCGTCGTTCTCTCGCCAGGGGCTCATCGATCAGCTGTCGAGCGAGTACGGCTCCGGATACCCGGTGGAGGTGGCGACGTGGGCCGCCGACACCGTGGGAGCGGACTGGAACGCGGAGGCCGTGGAGCAGGCGAAGTCGTACCTGGAGTACTCGTCCTTCTCACGGCAGGGCCTCTTCGACCAGCTCACGAGCCCGTACGGCAGCCAGTTCACGGCCGACGAGGCGAACCACGCCCTCGCGGCCGTCGGCTACTGA
- the istA gene encoding IS21 family transposase, which produces MTDYRLVMGLLVQGYAYRQIEAMAGCSHRAIARARRVLDEEGFTTREQVDGLSLEDIDRLFADGRRSVVEEFVPVDIEKVVAARLGRNKPPLKVLWARYLETDAPAGARLYGYERFCQIVAEHVRVNDLTLPIAHVPAHTMQVDWAGTQMHLTDPITRETTRVSVFVASLPFSGMVFAYGCLDEKQPAWLDAHRRAFEYFGGVTQVIVPDNASTASNQISRTEKARDVNAAYAEFLEHYRTAAVPTRSYRPRDRGHVEAGVKVVTNWVIHYLEGRVFTSLDELNVAVAAQVDAINDRTPFRGEQRSRRDWFTEQENGELIALPARHWEPVIWRKAKVHRDWHIQLDTIKYSVPSRFAGLSVDVRIIGEQIDVLAGGEIIATHQQGSRRNGYVTDPEHAPVHAESVSGLWTRGYFLRQAAKVGPGTVAALTRLLDGKVIEAQGYRSCMNILDLGKRGSRVLLEQACKGLVDEDPHRQITYTAVKNRIAALRAGVDARPTVSGEMGIVTASPAGVRAPGGIRWSV; this is translated from the coding sequence ATGACGGACTACCGGCTTGTGATGGGCCTGCTGGTGCAGGGGTATGCGTATAGGCAGATCGAGGCGATGGCGGGGTGCTCACATCGCGCGATCGCTCGGGCCCGCCGGGTCCTCGACGAGGAGGGGTTCACGACGCGTGAGCAGGTCGATGGGCTGTCGCTCGAAGACATCGACAGACTGTTCGCTGATGGCCGCAGGAGCGTGGTCGAGGAGTTCGTCCCGGTCGACATCGAGAAGGTCGTCGCGGCCAGGTTGGGGCGGAACAAGCCGCCGTTGAAGGTGTTGTGGGCCCGGTATCTGGAGACCGATGCCCCTGCCGGCGCGCGGCTCTATGGGTATGAGCGGTTCTGCCAGATTGTCGCGGAGCACGTCCGGGTCAACGATCTGACGCTCCCGATCGCGCATGTTCCGGCGCACACGATGCAAGTCGACTGGGCGGGCACGCAGATGCACCTCACGGACCCGATCACGAGAGAGACGACGCGGGTGTCGGTGTTCGTCGCGTCGCTGCCGTTCTCCGGGATGGTGTTCGCCTATGGGTGTCTGGACGAGAAGCAGCCGGCCTGGCTGGACGCGCACCGCCGCGCGTTCGAGTACTTCGGCGGCGTCACGCAGGTGATCGTGCCGGACAATGCGTCGACCGCGTCGAACCAGATCTCCCGGACCGAGAAGGCCAGGGATGTGAACGCGGCCTATGCCGAGTTCCTGGAGCACTACCGAACGGCCGCGGTCCCAACTCGCTCATATCGGCCGCGTGACAGGGGGCATGTCGAGGCGGGGGTGAAGGTCGTCACGAACTGGGTGATCCACTACCTCGAAGGCCGGGTGTTCACGTCGCTGGACGAGTTGAACGTCGCCGTCGCCGCCCAGGTCGACGCGATCAACGATCGGACTCCGTTCCGTGGTGAGCAGCGGTCACGCCGCGACTGGTTCACCGAGCAGGAGAACGGCGAGTTGATCGCATTGCCTGCTCGTCATTGGGAGCCGGTGATCTGGCGGAAGGCGAAGGTTCACCGGGACTGGCATATCCAACTCGACACGATCAAGTACTCCGTCCCCTCCCGGTTCGCCGGGCTCAGCGTCGACGTCCGGATCATCGGGGAGCAGATCGACGTGCTCGCAGGTGGCGAGATCATCGCGACCCACCAGCAGGGGTCGCGCCGCAACGGCTACGTCACCGACCCCGAACACGCGCCCGTCCATGCCGAGTCGGTGTCGGGGCTTTGGACGCGCGGGTACTTCCTCCGGCAGGCCGCGAAGGTCGGCCCCGGCACGGTCGCTGCGCTGACCCGGTTGCTGGATGGGAAGGTGATCGAGGCGCAGGGCTACCGGTCCTGCATGAACATCCTTGACCTCGGCAAGCGGGGCAGCAGGGTGCTCCTCGAGCAAGCCTGCAAGGGGCTGGTCGACGAGGACCCGCACCGGCAGATCACCTACACCGCCGTCAAGAACCGCATCGCCGCGCTCCGCGCCGGAGTCGACGCCCGCCCCACCGTCAGCGGCGAGATGGGGATCGTCACCGCGTCGCCGGCGGGCGTCCGCGCGCCGGGGGGTATCAGATGGTCTGTGTAA
- a CDS encoding IS256 family transposase, with protein sequence MAISPEREERRRRQKELADRLKASGAMDEIFAQIDAGEPLTGEHGLIGGMLKAALERGLETELTEHVGYERGDAEASLHPNSRNGTSAKTVATEIGDIELAVPRDRAGTFTPMLVPKGQRRLDGLDGMIISLYAGGMTVRDIQHHLASTLGTDLSHETISKITDQVADEVLAWQTRPLDALYPVIYLDAIVVKVRDGGHVRNKAAHIAVGVDMDGIKHVLGIWVQAVEGAKFWAAVCAELANRGVRDVLIVCTDGLTGFPEAIEATWPQATVQTCVVHLIRAAMRFVNYKDRKAVAAALKPIYQAVNEDAALEALTEFADSDLGKRYPSAVKTFQDAWDRFTPFLAFPPELRRVIYTTNSIESLNYQLRKVTKSRGHFPNDAAAVKLLWLAICNIEDKRARDRLKERGKPSEQRRAEPRLIEGAVTTNWKKALEQLALAYPDRIEPHL encoded by the coding sequence ATGGCTATCAGTCCGGAGCGCGAGGAGCGTCGTCGCCGGCAGAAGGAGCTCGCTGACCGGCTCAAGGCGTCGGGCGCGATGGACGAGATCTTCGCTCAGATCGACGCCGGCGAGCCCCTCACGGGCGAGCACGGCCTGATCGGTGGAATGCTCAAGGCCGCGCTGGAGCGCGGGTTGGAGACGGAGCTGACCGAGCACGTCGGCTACGAGCGCGGCGACGCGGAGGCCTCGTTGCACCCGAACTCCCGCAACGGCACGAGCGCGAAGACGGTCGCGACCGAGATCGGAGACATCGAGCTGGCCGTCCCGCGGGACCGGGCTGGGACGTTCACCCCGATGCTGGTCCCGAAAGGGCAGCGCCGGCTGGACGGCCTCGATGGGATGATCATCTCGCTGTACGCGGGCGGGATGACCGTCCGCGACATCCAGCACCACCTCGCCTCGACGCTGGGCACGGACCTCTCGCACGAGACGATCTCGAAGATCACCGACCAGGTCGCAGACGAGGTCCTGGCCTGGCAGACCCGTCCGCTGGACGCGCTGTATCCGGTGATCTACCTGGACGCGATCGTGGTGAAGGTCCGCGACGGCGGCCACGTGCGGAACAAGGCCGCGCATATCGCCGTCGGTGTCGACATGGACGGCATCAAGCACGTCCTGGGAATCTGGGTGCAAGCGGTCGAGGGTGCGAAGTTCTGGGCGGCCGTGTGCGCCGAACTCGCCAACCGCGGCGTCCGCGACGTGCTCATCGTCTGCACCGACGGGCTGACCGGGTTCCCCGAAGCGATCGAGGCCACCTGGCCGCAAGCGACCGTGCAGACCTGCGTCGTGCACCTCATCAGGGCAGCGATGCGGTTCGTGAACTACAAGGACCGCAAAGCCGTGGCCGCAGCGCTCAAGCCGATCTACCAGGCGGTGAACGAGGACGCCGCGCTCGAAGCGCTGACCGAGTTCGCGGACTCCGACCTCGGCAAGCGCTACCCGTCGGCGGTGAAGACGTTCCAAGACGCGTGGGACCGGTTCACGCCGTTCCTCGCGTTCCCGCCCGAGCTGCGCCGGGTGATCTACACCACCAACAGCATCGAGTCGCTGAACTACCAACTACGGAAAGTCACCAAATCCCGAGGGCATTTCCCCAACGATGCCGCCGCCGTCAAGCTGCTCTGGCTGGCGATCTGCAACATCGAGGACAAACGAGCCCGAGACCGGCTCAAGGAACGAGGCAAGCCCTCCGAACAGCGCAGAGCCGAGCCCCGACTCATCGAGGGAGCCGTGACCACGAACTGGAAGAAGGCCCTCGAACAGCTCGCCCTCGCCTACCCCGACCGCATCGAACCCCACCTGTAA
- a CDS encoding ATP-binding protein, producing MLDQHLTPDDMALFTRLRMTAFGEAVIDIANDPTYDQWTFSQKIRHALEQETAARTERRVLKLLKASRTPNPAACVEDIHYLDGRNLNRELVARLAACRWIDQTHNLVILGKSSVGKSYLAQALVNAACRRDYSARYYRLDDLANQLAVYHRQDAQRLTFLTGLHTCDLLVLDDFLTTPITGETAADLLNILAAREGRGSTVVTSQFDPEDWYRSLHDAVIAESILNRIVSNAELVQLDGPNMRRHTHTETAS from the coding sequence ATGCTTGACCAACACCTCACCCCCGACGACATGGCCTTGTTCACCCGGCTGCGGATGACCGCGTTCGGGGAAGCGGTGATCGACATCGCGAACGACCCGACCTACGACCAGTGGACGTTCTCGCAGAAGATCCGCCACGCTCTCGAGCAGGAGACCGCTGCCCGCACCGAACGGCGCGTGTTGAAGCTACTGAAAGCGTCGCGGACACCGAACCCGGCCGCCTGCGTCGAGGACATCCATTACCTCGACGGGCGCAATCTGAACCGGGAGCTCGTCGCCCGGCTCGCTGCCTGCCGCTGGATCGACCAGACCCACAACCTCGTGATCCTCGGCAAGTCCAGCGTCGGGAAGTCCTACCTCGCACAAGCGCTTGTGAACGCCGCCTGTCGGCGCGACTACTCAGCCCGCTACTACCGGCTCGACGACCTCGCGAATCAGCTCGCCGTCTACCACCGGCAAGACGCGCAGCGCCTCACGTTCCTGACCGGCCTGCACACCTGCGACCTGCTCGTACTCGACGACTTCCTCACCACCCCGATCACCGGGGAGACAGCCGCCGATCTGCTGAACATCCTCGCCGCTCGTGAAGGACGAGGCTCGACTGTCGTGACCAGCCAGTTCGATCCCGAGGACTGGTATCGGTCGCTGCACGACGCGGTCATCGCCGAGTCCATCCTGAACCGCATCGTCAGCAACGCCGAACTCGTCCAACTCGACGGGCCGAACATGCGCCGCCACACCCACACTGAGACGGCCAGCTGA
- a CDS encoding NYN domain-containing protein: MSEPPASRATASVYVDGFNLYRRLLEGQPQDKWLDLEALSRHLLPEFDILRVRYFTAVIKALPGADVDSPQRQQAYIRALRAQPRTSVHLGNFRVDRRRMPLHPLQYGSDGKPVSALVRKTEEKGSDVSLASYLLLDAFRDEANMYVVVSNDSDLVTPLRLAKEEFRRKIGVLSPMEPKRASNELKQLGLDLHRQVTIEALRAAQLPDRISDAHGTVRRPGKWSRNSEGPGEAGPSNQ, translated from the coding sequence GTGAGCGAGCCGCCGGCATCCCGGGCCACGGCTTCGGTTTACGTGGACGGCTTCAATCTCTACCGACGGCTTCTCGAAGGGCAACCGCAGGACAAGTGGCTCGATCTCGAGGCTCTGAGCCGTCACCTGCTCCCGGAATTCGACATTCTGCGCGTCCGCTACTTCACCGCGGTGATCAAGGCGTTACCGGGGGCCGATGTCGACTCGCCGCAGCGGCAACAGGCCTACATCCGAGCGTTGAGGGCGCAGCCCCGAACGAGCGTCCACCTGGGCAACTTCAGAGTCGACCGTCGGCGCATGCCTCTCCATCCGTTGCAGTACGGCAGCGACGGCAAACCGGTGTCCGCCCTCGTCCGCAAGACCGAAGAGAAGGGCTCCGACGTCTCGCTGGCCAGCTACCTCCTGTTGGATGCATTTCGCGACGAAGCCAACATGTACGTCGTGGTCAGCAACGACTCCGACCTTGTGACGCCGCTCAGGCTCGCCAAGGAGGAGTTCCGGCGAAAGATAGGCGTGCTCTCACCCATGGAGCCGAAACGGGCCAGCAATGAACTCAAGCAACTTGGCCTTGACCTGCATCGTCAGGTCACGATCGAGGCCCTGAGAGCCGCGCAGCTGCCCGACCGGATCTCGGACGCCCACGGCACGGTGCGAAGACCGGGAAAGTGGAGCAGAAATTCCGAGGGCCCCGGCGAAGCGGGGCCCTCTAACCAGTAG